From Candidatus Binatus sp.:
ACGACATTCGAAGCGGGCGCCTCGACCAGGAACAGTTACTCGCACTTCAACGCGATCTCGCTGACTTGCGCGACGTGCTCGCCGACGAGACCGGAGACGAAGAGCAGCCGCAGGACGAATTGGAGGAAAACGAGGCGGTCGAGGCGCGCGCCATGGGCGGTGTGGTCGGCGTCACACTCGGCGAGCTTCAGGCCGAGCGCAACAAGGTCGCTGAGTTGCTCGACCTTGCCCGCAAGGTTTATGAACGCGGCGAAGACTCGAAGTTTGAGAAGCTCCGCGAGGTCATTCGCGACCCGCAATGGCGGAACGAGAAGATCATCGTATTCACCGAGCATCGCGACACACTGGATTTCATCGTGCGAAGCCTTGAAGGGATGGGCTTCGCCGGCAAGGTCGCTCGAATCCACGGCGCGATGGATTATCTCGAACGCCAGGAGCAGGTCGAGTTCTTCCGCCGCCCCATCGATCAAGGCGGCGCGATGTACATGATCTGTACCGACGCCGCCGCCGAAGGAATCAATCTTCAGTTCTGCTGGATCATGGTGAACTACGACATCCCGTGGAACCCGGCGCGCCTCGAACAGCGCATGGGGCGCATCCACCGGTACAAGCAGCAGCACGAGGTCAGAATCGTCAATCTGGTGGCCGGCAAGACCCGCGAAGGGCGCGTTCTCAAGACGCTGCTTGAAAAGCTCGAACGCATCCGCCGCGAGTTGGGCTCCGACAAGGTGTTTGATGTGATCGGCCGCTTGTTCGAGGGCGTAAGCCTCAAGCAATACATGGAGGATTGCATCACCGAGGAAGGTGCGCAGGAATCCGAGCGAAAGTTCGAAGGCACGCTCACGCCCGAGCAAGTGCGTGCTCAGCAGGAGCGCGATAATCACCTGTTCGGCGAGGGTGGCAAGGTGAAGTCCAAGCTCCCTGAGCAACGCGCTGAACTCGCGCGCGAACAACTCCGCAGGTTGCTGCCAGGTTATGTGCGGAACTTTATCGAGCAAGCCGCCCCGTTGCTGGGTCTTCGGATTGACGGCGACATCGACGGGTTTTTTTCATTCGCCGAGGCGAGGCCGAATGCACTCGACCCGTTCTGGTTGACCCTCGATTTCTATCCTCCGGAGAGCCGCAACCGCCTCACCCTGCACAAGCCCAAAGAAGACGATCATGCGATCTTTCTCCATCCGGGCGAGCCGCTTTTCGAGCGATTCCGTGAATTGGTATGCGCGCGGTTCGCGCGCGACGCGCTCCGCGGCGGCGTCTTCATCGATGCTTATGCACCGCGCCCCTACTTCTTTCACCTGGCGCTGGTTCAGGTCATACGGAAGGCAGACTCGAACTTTGAGGCATTCGGCGCGGACGCCCCAGTTGAGTATCGGCTCGTCGGAATGCGACAGGAGGAAGGCGGACAGATCGAAGAATGCCCGGTTGAGCATCTGCTCTTGCTTCGGGGCGCCAATGAAGGAATCGGCGGCGGTGTTCCGCTCGCAGTGCGCGCGTTTGCAAGTACGATCGGTGCCGCGTGCGAGCATGCCGAGGCGTACGCGCTGCAAGGAATTGCGCGGCCGATCGCCGATCGCCACCGGCAGGCCTTGCTCGACAGCCTCCCGGAAAGGGAAGGCTTCCTTACCGCAGGCTACCGCTACGAGGAAGACCAACTGCTGGCCCAACGCGTGATGAAAGCGGCGCAGGCGCGCGAGGGCGACGCGAAGGCCGCCGCTGACCTCGCAACGATCAAGGAACGCCAGCGCGCGCTGGAGACCCTGAAGGAGCAGGCGCTTGCGACAATTCACCGCGAGCCCGAGCTAATCGCTCCGGGTGAAGTCCAGTTCCTTGTCCACGCCCTGGTAGTTCCATCCACCGA
This genomic window contains:
- a CDS encoding helicase-related protein, which codes for MAHGYLFNPAFATETSLIDPLPHQRIAVYEHMLAQPRLRFLLADDAGAGKTIMAGLYIREMLTRRLLRRIIIVPPAGLIGNWESELRKLFGLRFRIVMGADARNSNPFSGPEGDLVIVSIDTLTGEKMFSRLRESGVAPYDLAVFDEAHKLSARLDADLTFRRTDRYRAAEALAGVRNSDPEYRLGWSCRHLLLLTATPHMGKDYPYYCLWRLLEPEVLSTKEAFDAYPPDSRRRHFIRRTKEEMVTFDGSRIFPSRVSDTLSYDLSAGETGEQALYDRTTDYIRDYYNRARFLNRSAAHLAMSVFQRRLASSTYSMMRSFERRLAKLDNWIDDIRSGRLDQEQLLALQRDLADLRDVLADETGDEEQPQDELEENEAVEARAMGGVVGVTLGELQAERNKVAELLDLARKVYERGEDSKFEKLREVIRDPQWRNEKIIVFTEHRDTLDFIVRSLEGMGFAGKVARIHGAMDYLERQEQVEFFRRPIDQGGAMYMICTDAAAEGINLQFCWIMVNYDIPWNPARLEQRMGRIHRYKQQHEVRIVNLVAGKTREGRVLKTLLEKLERIRRELGSDKVFDVIGRLFEGVSLKQYMEDCITEEGAQESERKFEGTLTPEQVRAQQERDNHLFGEGGKVKSKLPEQRAELAREQLRRLLPGYVRNFIEQAAPLLGLRIDGDIDGFFSFAEARPNALDPFWLTLDFYPPESRNRLTLHKPKEDDHAIFLHPGEPLFERFRELVCARFARDALRGGVFIDAYAPRPYFFHLALVQVIRKADSNFEAFGADAPVEYRLVGMRQEEGGQIEECPVEHLLLLRGANEGIGGGVPLAVRAFASTIGAACEHAEAYALQGIARPIADRHRQALLDSLPEREGFLTAGYRYEEDQLLAQRVMKAAQAREGDAKAAADLATIKERQRALETLKEQALATIHREPELIAPGEVQFLVHALVVPSTDPEDRKRHDDEIEKIAVRIASEYEREQGWTARDVSTPPLARAAGLSDNPGFDILSNRPAFGATSAKSTILDERAIEVKGRAGVGDIELTENEWSRSCNLRDRYWLYVVFDCGSSSPRLLRVQDPFRKLVTTAKGGVIIDEGEIICAADDR